A window of the Schlesneria paludicola DSM 18645 genome harbors these coding sequences:
- a CDS encoding M20 family metallopeptidase: protein MTNAVEYASRLVASPSVSSQSNVPVTRIVESLLRELGFQTEFQEYLDSAGVPKSNVVGKLGTGRGGLAYFAHTDVVPADTWSIREHGAFEPTVKNGRLYGRGSCDMKGSIASFLAAVNRLRVASFREPVYVVCTADEEVGFHGALYLTQHSPFYREMVESQSRVIIGEPTELNVVHAHKGIFGFRAIAHGKAAHSSTRDGINANVLMIPFLAEMKKIHDETLVDPHWLNHAFEPPWISWNIGINDLNCAVNITAPRSICTVFFRPMPGQDGNELIDRARRVADQHGIEFQQELAGHPVFADPHSEYVRETLKVTGHPASRTVGYGTDGVMFTELKQILVLGPGSIEQAHRDDEWISLEQLARGTDLYEQLVRRWCLQ from the coding sequence ATGACAAATGCTGTTGAATATGCCAGCCGCCTGGTCGCGAGCCCTTCTGTCAGTTCACAGTCGAACGTCCCGGTCACGCGCATCGTTGAATCGCTGCTGCGGGAACTCGGATTCCAGACCGAGTTTCAAGAGTATCTCGACTCGGCTGGCGTTCCCAAGTCGAATGTTGTTGGCAAGCTCGGTACTGGGCGAGGCGGACTGGCCTACTTTGCACATACCGACGTCGTCCCGGCTGATACGTGGTCGATTCGCGAGCACGGGGCGTTCGAACCGACTGTCAAGAACGGGCGGCTGTATGGTCGTGGCAGCTGCGACATGAAAGGCTCAATCGCGAGCTTCCTGGCTGCCGTTAATCGGCTGCGCGTCGCATCGTTCCGAGAACCCGTCTACGTCGTCTGCACTGCGGACGAAGAGGTGGGATTCCACGGAGCTCTGTATCTCACCCAGCACTCCCCGTTCTACCGGGAAATGGTCGAATCACAAAGCCGCGTCATCATCGGCGAACCAACGGAGTTGAACGTCGTTCATGCCCATAAAGGGATCTTTGGCTTTCGAGCGATTGCGCACGGCAAGGCGGCTCATTCGAGCACGCGTGACGGTATCAATGCCAACGTGCTCATGATCCCATTCCTCGCAGAAATGAAGAAGATTCACGACGAGACACTGGTGGACCCTCACTGGCTCAACCACGCCTTTGAACCACCATGGATTAGCTGGAACATCGGGATCAACGATCTGAACTGCGCCGTCAACATCACGGCGCCACGCAGTATCTGTACGGTCTTCTTCCGTCCTATGCCGGGACAAGATGGAAATGAGCTGATTGACCGCGCTCGGCGGGTCGCTGATCAGCATGGCATTGAATTTCAACAGGAACTTGCCGGCCACCCGGTGTTCGCCGACCCCCATAGCGAATATGTGCGTGAGACATTGAAAGTCACGGGACACCCCGCATCGAGAACGGTTGGATATGGCACGGACGGCGTGATGTTCACCGAATTAAAACAGATTCTGGTACTGGGCCCAGGATCGATCGAGCAGGCACATCGGGACGACGAATGGATTTCCCTCGAACAATTGGCGCGCGGGACTGACCTCTATGAACAACTTGTTCGACGCTGGTGCCTACAATGA
- a CDS encoding MATE family efflux transporter gives MSSDDSASESELASIGLRRQLFLLAIPVLGEQFLTFCIGFVDVYLSGRLGKNETAAIGLSAYVSWLASMIFSLIGTGTTAVIAREWGAGRFDEARKVAGRSLTMMPVIGFMVFCLLQVMASGFARLLNMEGEQLRIAVQFLRIDACGQFFAGWTLIAAAAFRGSGDMWSPLRVLICTNLTNVAVSVACTWGLQLPGTSIWLIPPLGVIGIVVGTTTAQFCGATLMTLLLLSRSPGLQSRRLHLTRSDFGFHRETIWRVVRVGGPAALGGLCTFFGHFTFLMVIARLSDKGFDGATFAAHIVGIRIEALSYLPVEAFGIAAATLVGQALGAHHPARAKQVGYEALRQCLWYAAVMNVVFFVFAPQIYANMHTEPEVAVVGVPAFRLMSFYQIPNAILIVYVCALRGAGDTRFPLLCSLIGNVFVRVTVGYLCGVYWHQGLWGAWIGMGADNILRSILISLRYISGRWTRIRV, from the coding sequence ATGTCGAGTGACGATTCTGCGTCCGAGTCGGAACTGGCATCCATCGGACTTCGGCGGCAACTTTTCCTGCTGGCGATCCCTGTTCTCGGTGAGCAGTTTCTGACCTTCTGCATTGGATTTGTCGACGTTTACCTGTCGGGCCGCTTGGGAAAGAACGAGACGGCGGCGATCGGATTGTCGGCCTATGTGTCGTGGCTGGCGTCGATGATTTTCAGCCTGATCGGAACTGGCACCACGGCGGTGATTGCGCGGGAATGGGGGGCTGGCCGGTTCGATGAGGCGAGAAAAGTCGCAGGGCGTTCATTGACCATGATGCCTGTGATCGGGTTCATGGTGTTCTGCCTGTTGCAGGTCATGGCGAGTGGCTTCGCGCGGCTGCTGAATATGGAAGGCGAGCAATTGCGGATCGCGGTGCAATTCCTGCGCATTGACGCCTGCGGTCAGTTCTTCGCGGGATGGACGTTAATTGCCGCGGCCGCGTTTCGCGGATCGGGCGACATGTGGTCGCCGCTGCGAGTACTCATCTGCACGAATTTGACGAACGTCGCCGTTTCAGTGGCCTGTACCTGGGGACTGCAACTTCCGGGAACGTCGATCTGGCTGATTCCTCCCCTGGGCGTGATTGGAATTGTCGTTGGGACGACGACGGCGCAATTCTGCGGGGCCACCTTGATGACGCTACTGCTGTTGTCCAGATCTCCCGGATTGCAGTCACGACGACTTCACCTCACTCGAAGCGACTTTGGTTTTCACCGCGAGACGATCTGGCGCGTTGTCCGCGTCGGTGGACCGGCGGCTTTGGGGGGGCTTTGTACGTTCTTCGGGCATTTCACATTCCTCATGGTCATCGCCCGACTCTCTGACAAGGGTTTTGATGGAGCGACCTTTGCCGCACATATCGTGGGAATTCGAATCGAAGCTCTGTCGTATCTGCCCGTCGAGGCGTTTGGTATTGCCGCTGCGACATTGGTCGGGCAGGCTTTGGGCGCGCATCATCCCGCGCGCGCCAAGCAGGTTGGCTACGAGGCACTCCGCCAGTGTCTGTGGTATGCCGCGGTGATGAACGTTGTCTTTTTCGTCTTCGCACCGCAAATCTACGCGAACATGCATACGGAACCGGAAGTCGCTGTGGTCGGAGTTCCCGCGTTTCGATTGATGTCGTTTTACCAGATCCCGAATGCAATTCTGATTGTGTATGTCTGTGCCCTTCGCGGAGCGGGCGATACACGATTTCCGCTACTGTGTTCTCTGATCGGAAACGTATTCGTCCGGGTCACGGTCGGGTATTTGTGCGGCGTCTATTGGCATCAAGGGTTATGGGGAGCGTGGATCGGCATGGGAGCCGACAACATCCTGCGATCGATTTTGATCTCGCTGCGATACATCTCAGGTCGATGGACGCGGATTCGCGTGTAA